A window of Drosophila subobscura isolate 14011-0131.10 chromosome E, UCBerk_Dsub_1.0, whole genome shotgun sequence contains these coding sequences:
- the LOC117891763 gene encoding SH3 and multiple ankyrin repeat domains protein 1 isoform X6, protein MDATSGPGAFDDEPPPEPRDGWLLVRIHVPELNVYKCLQFPSERLVWDVKQQVLASLPKELKESFNYGLFAPPSNGKAGKFLDEERRLGDYPFNGPVGYLELKYKRRVYKMLTLDERQLKALHTRANLRRFLECINGGHVEKIAKMCAKGLDPNFHCSESGETPLSVATGAKKPNKVLIALVNGGALLDYRTKDGTTALHRAVEHDSLEAVSTLLELGASPNYRDGRGITPLYISITRKCESKITESLLHDHATLGIQDSQGWNEVHQACRHGLVQHLEHLLFYGADMDGRNASGNSPLHVCAVNNQEACARMLLFRGAQRGAQNFANQTPYQVAVIAGNLELAEVIENYKSEDIDKSLGDTSDIISDSSGVGTNSDSAACSIGHPSTTVVCMEPYVGNTVGHIRLQPGDVIEVVGSTDCGLLEGYVRGTNQSGFFPADCVQEVNLRQKHITNVMTASTGMPAPQQAPLQPQQQQQPSSSASYQGSPQLSLGGHSGSSSTLLQQPHHSPSLSMTSNGSCQQPQSQSQQQQQQAESNGGAGAPSNNNNSIGQYSSATAPRIKKSAYNAPRSVVLHRAKRGFGFILRGAKASSQLMQLRPSERFPALQYLDDVDPGGVADMAGLRPGDFLLTINGEDVSAASHEQVVEMIRSAGALVNMTVISPQFPHQMQATVQYLPSGARAGSQHLSSGPSTPQTSHRQCATLPRKMSMGPGSHGGSSAGGSVRMAPMPPRRDPKTTLSVGRARAKSMVAGLENGGEKEDDVPHTKSNSVESIATSIAASASTSNGNGNGNGNGNNNQTGPGTPVQLRTASIKARPTSSRITAAELEELFQRQQGDGSAANASRYATMMTSSRFQSGTDSGAATPPATNGSPMRSGPLVYGSVAEMKRKTARSKHGGIIGTGNGTLRGKPVATPTVGGAGLVGGAGGRDLKRFHSTPDLHGAQLHGSVSSIWQAAGKGHHSQDDVATLHASLQRLNTMEGKGGAGQVLPPPNHPPPPPPVGQVVKVETRSSVSEYESTVSLQQKLKKRAENDAVTSAAIDGVQSSFNPSANAKIYASPQELRNVMAWKLRQAQEKPPQETSASSQQQQQQPQQPQAQHQVSSQYAAPTQMRPQQQQQQQQQPQQPTGVPASHYAAPQVQVQQQQQQQQPSPQSPPAPPPPQSQFQPAPVAVQQAAQNGNGSASGGGGGAPPIPEPDYSCSESDGEDENSILVARNTKLNEKIALFDVPETSGNSQASGSSSNSGSASISHSLSVEEIQRIRSNLKTSKSSPNGFAKKSEEEQQQQQVQQQPQPHPVAGPGEDECDTSSSVVGNDQEGLMAIAGAAAGAASVAAKPTDTIKKKPTVTIVEEPKTIPDQPMTSSKPMAKTTISIGGASAGAATTTLTVKQLVQQQHAPAIQQQQQQQQQQQLGSKPTATVATMASNINMKALGGNNATSVMSPQVLGRIPNVHHHQQQQQQQLQQQANPNQKLIATQQQILQQQQQQLAHQQHLQQILKAKAAAAGGASNTAALVAKHQQQLHKGNSGHESEMEQRSDLEDDDGELSPSPPAKAFQRHNSLTRKQAAAIAMQRGVTRTSAVSLMQLPPPLEADSDGEPSQHTLQRQHPHPHPHQLQLQQQQQQQQIQQQQQMATHIVGVLPSGQLVAVASGAVAGVPGGAAVAQPGNNNMQLCTENLVLAPPPQFCDCNDAKHAPQSQPHLPGSQYHPQQHQNQQQQQLQQHQLQQQQQQQQQLQQQQLQQLQQQQQQQQQQQQQQQMLHHHQRLSGGAGAGAVGTLGRVRIVGSMPKANHHRLH, encoded by the exons GAACTGAAGGAGAGCTTCAACTACGGCCTCTTTGCACCGCCCTCGAACGGGAAGGCGGGAAAGTTTCTGGATGAAGAGCGTCGGCTGGGCGACTATCCATTCAACGGGCCCGTCGGCTACTTGGAG CTCAAGTACAAGCGACGCGTATACAAAATGCTGACCCTGGACGAGCGCCAGCTGAAGGCGCTGCACACGCGTGCCAATCTGCGTCGCTTCCTCGAGTGCATCAACGGCGGGCATGTGGAGAAGATTGCCAAGATGTGTGCCAAGGGACTGGACCCGAACTTCCACTGCTCGGAGAGCGGCGAGACACCGTTGAGCGTGGCGACCGGTGCCAAGAAACCCAACAAAGTGCTCATTGCTCTGGTCAATGGCGGAGCTCTGTTGGATTACCGGACCAAGGACGGCACCACGGCACTGCACCGGGCTGTAGAGCACGACTCCCTGGAGGCGGTCAG TACCCTTCTCGAGCTTGGTGCGTCGCCCAACTATCGCGATGGGCGTGGCATCACTCCCCTTTACATCTCGATCACCAGAAAGTGCGAATCGAAGATCACGGAGAGCCTGCTCCATGACCATGCGACGCTGGGCATCCAGGATAGCCAGGGCTGGAACGAGGTCCATCAG GCCTGCCGGCACGGGCTGGTTCAGCACTTGGAACACCTCCTGTTCTACGGTGCTGACATGGATGGCCGCAATGCGTCCGGCAATAGCCCGCTGCATGTGTGCGCCGTCAACAACCAAGAGGCTTGTGCCCGAATGCTTCTCTTTCGGGGCGCCCAGCGCGGTGCCCAGAACTTTGCCAACCAAACTCCCTATCAG GTGGCTGTCATAGCTGGCAACTTGGAGCTGGCCGAAGTCATTGAGAACTACAAATCGGAGGATATTG ACAAATCGCTGGGCGATACGAGCGACATCATCAGCGACTCGTCGGGTGTGGGCACCAACTCGGACTCGGCCGCCTGCTCGATTGGACACCCCAGCACCACTGTGGTGTGCATGGAGCCGTATGTCGGCAACACAGTGGGCCACATCCGACTGCAGCCCGGCGACGTCATCGAGGTGGTGGGCAGCACCGACTGCGGCCTCCTCGAGGGCTATGTCAGGGGCACCAATCAGTCGGGCTTCTTCCCCGCCGACTGCGTCCAGGAGGTCAATCTGCGGCAGAAGCACATCACCAATGTGATGACCGCCAGCACGGGCATGCCCGCTCCCCAGCAGGCTCCGCTTcagccccaacagcagcagcagccatcctcctccgcctcgTACCAGGGATCGCCACAGCTCAGCCTTGGCGGCCACTCGGGCAGCTCGAGcaccctgctgcagcagccccacCACTCGCCCTCGCTCTCGATGACCAGCAACGGCTCCTGCCAGCAGccccagtcacagtcccagcagcagcagcagcaagcagagagCAACGGCGGAGCTGGAGCCcctagcaacaacaacaactccatTGGACAGTACAGCAGCGCCACGGCGCCGCGTATCAAGAAGAG CGCCTACAATGCCCCACGATCGGTGGTGCTGCACCGTGCCAAGCGCGGCTTCGGCTTCATTTTGCGTGGGGCCAAGGCCAGCTCCCAGCTGATGCAGCTGCGACCCTCGGAGCGTTTTCCGGCTCTGCAGTACTTGGACGACGTGGATCCGGGCGGTGTGGCGGACATGGCCGGACTGCGGCCGGGCGACTTCCTGCTGACCATCAACGGGGAGGACGTGAGCGCCGCCTCGCACGAGCAGGTGGTGGAGATGATCCGCTCGGCGGGTGCCCTGGTCAATATGACGGTGATATCGCCGCAGTTCCCCCACCAGATGCAGGCCACTGTCCAGTATCTGCCCAGCGGGGccagggcaggcagccagcacttGTCGAGTGGTCCGAGCACACCGCAGACTTCGCACCGCCAGTGCGCCACGCTGCCACGCAAGATGTCAATGGGACCGGGCAGCCATGGCGGCTCCTCGGCCGGGGGCAGTGTGCGGATGGCACCCATGCCGCCGCGAAGGGACCCCAAGACGACGCTGAGCGTGGGTCGTGCCAGGGCCAAGTCCATGGTGGCTGGCCTCGAAAACGGCGGCGAGAAGGAGGACGATGTGCCGCACACCAAGTCCAATTCGGTGGAGTCCATTGCCACGTCTATAGCGGCGTCGGCGTCCAcaagcaacggcaacgggaacggcaatggaaatggcaacaacaatcagaCGGGACCCGGCACCCCCGTCCAGCTGCGCACGGCCAGCATCAAGGCTCGTCCCACGTCCAGTCGGATTACGGCcgccgagctggaggagctgttccagcggcagcagggcGATGGCAGCGCCGCCAATGCCAGCCGCTATGCGACCATGATGACCAGCTCCCGGTTCCAGTCCGGCACAGACAGTGGCGCGGCCACGCCGCCCGCCACGAACGGATCCCCCATGCGGAGCGGACCCCTGGTCTACGGCAGTGTGGCGGAAATGAAGCGCAAGACGGCCAGGAGCAAGCATGGCGGCATCATCGGCACTGGCAACGGTACGTTGCGTGGCAAGCCagtggccacgcccacagtgGGTGGAGCTGGTTTAGTGGGCGGCGCTGGGGGACGCGACTTGAAGCGATTCCACTCGACGCCCGATCTGCACGGTGCCCAGCTGCACGGCTCAGTGTCGTCCATCTGGCAGGCGGCCGGCAAGGGTCATCACTCGCAGGACGATGTGGCCACGCTGCACGCTTCGCTGCAGCGTCTGAACACCATGGAGGGCAAGGGCGGAGCCGGACAAGTGCTTCCCCCACCCAATCATcccccaccgccaccgcctgtCGGCCAGGTGGTCAAGGTGGAGACCCGAAGCAGCGTCTCGGAGTACGAGAGCACCGTCTCcctgcagcagaagctgaagaagcGGGCCGAGAACGATGCCGTGACCAGTGCGGCCATCGATGGCGTCCAGAGCAGCTTCAATCCCTCGGCCAACGCCAAGATCTATGCCTCGCCCCAGGAGCTGCGCAACGTGATGGCCTGGAAGCTGCGCCAAGCGCAAGAGAAGCCGCCCCAGGAGACCTCCGCGagctcacagcagcagcaacagcagccacagcagccacaggcacagcacCAGGTCAGTTCCCAGTATGCAGCTCCCACACAGATGCGtcctcagcaacaacaacaacaacaacagcagccacagcagcccaCTGGAGTGCCCGCCTCCCACTATGCGGCGCCTCAggtgcaagtgcagcagcagcaacagcaacaacagccttCACCCCAGTCCCCGCctgcaccaccgccaccacagTCACAATTTCAGCCAGCGCCTGTTGCAGTTCAGCAAGCAGCacagaatggaaatggaagtgccagtggaggtggaggtggagcacCACCCATACCAGAGCCGGACTATAGCTGCAGCGAGTCGGATGGGGAGGACGAGAACTCAATTTTGGTGGCGCGCAACACGAAACTCAACGAGAAGATAGCCCTGTTCGATGTGCCAGAGACCAGCGGCAACAGTCAGGCCAG tggcagcagctcaaacTCTGGCAGTGCGTCCATCTCGCATTCGTTGTCGGTGGAGGAGATACAACGCATACGCAGCAATCTCAAGACCTCCAAGTCATCGCCCAACGGCTTCGCAAAGAAGtcagaggaggagcaacaacagcagcaggtgcaacagcagccacaaccacacccAGTAGCAGGTCCAGGCGAAGACGAGTGTGACACTAGCAGCTCGGTGGTAGGAAACGATCAAGAAGGTTTGATGGCCatagcaggagcagcagcaggagcagcatctgTAGCTGCGAAGCCCACAGACACCATCAAGAAGAAGCCGACAGTGACCATTGTGGAGGAGCCGAAGACTATACCCGATCAGCCCATGACCAGCAGCAAGCCCATGGCCAAGACCACAATCAGCATAGGAGGAGCAAGTGCAGGAGCAGCCACCACAACGCTGACTGTCAAGCAGTtggtgcaacagcagcacgcTCCCGCtatacaacagcagcaacaacagcaacagcagcagcagctcggcagCAAGCCGACAGCAACAGTGGCCACAATGgccagcaacatcaacatgaAAGCTCTTGGCGGCAACAATGCCACATCAGTGATGAGTCCGCAGGTTCTGGGACGCATACCCAACGtgcatcaccatcagcagcagcagcagcagcaactgcaacagcaggcTAATCCCAACCAGAAATTGAttgccacgcagcagcagattctgcagcaacagcagcagcagctggcccaCCAGCAACATCTTCAGCAGATCCTCAAGGCgaaggcagccgccgccgggGGAGCTAGCAACACGGCCGCCTTGGTGGccaagcatcagcagcagttgcacaAGGGAAACAGCGGCCACGAATCGGAGATGGAGCAGCGTTCCGACCTAGAGGACGACGACGGAGAATTGAGTCCCTCGCCGCCTGCTAAGGCATTCCAGCGGCACAACTCGCTCACCCGCAAGCAGGCAGCGGCCATTGCCATGCAGCGGGGCGTGACTCGCACCTCGGCCGTCTCGCTGATGCAGTTACCGCCGCCCTTAGAGGCCGACAGCGATGGTGAGCCTTCACAGCACACACTGCAACGtcagcatccacatcctcatccgcaccagctccagctgcagcagcagcagcaacagcagcagatccaacaacagcagcagatggccaCGCATATTGTGGGCGTATTGCCCAGCGGACAGTTGGTAGCTGTTGCctctggtgctgttgctggtgtgcCGGGCGGAGCGGCTGTGGCGCAGcctggcaacaacaatatgCAGCTATGCACCGAGAACTTGGTCCTGGCGCCACCGCCGCAGTTCTGCGATTGTAACGATGCCAAGCACgcgccgcagtcgcagccccATCTGCCTGGCAGCCAATACCATCCTCAGCAGCAtcaaaatcagcagcagcagcaactccagcagcatcaactccagcaacagcaacagcaacagcagcaattgcagcagcaacaactgcagcagcttcaacagcaacagcagcaacaacaacaacagcagcagcaacaacagatgctgcaccaccaccagcgtCTGTCtggtggtgctggagctggagcggtgGGCACCTTGGGACGTGTGCGCATCGTTGGCTCCATGCCCAAGGCCAATCACCATAGACTGCACTAG
- the LOC117891763 gene encoding SH3 and multiple ankyrin repeat domains protein 1 isoform X9 → MDATSGPGAFDDEPPPEPRDGWLLVRIHVPELNVYKCLQFPSERLVWDVKQQVLASLPKVAFWFKELKESFNYGLFAPPSNGKAGKFLDEERRLGDYPFNGPVGYLELKYKRRVYKMLTLDERQLKALHTRANLRRFLECINGGHVEKIAKMCAKGLDPNFHCSESGETPLSVATGAKKPNKVLIALVNGGALLDYRTKDGTTALHRAVEHDSLEAVSTLLELGASPNYRDGRGITPLYISITRKCESKITESLLHDHATLGIQDSQGWNEVHQACRHGLVQHLEHLLFYGADMDGRNASGNSPLHVCAVNNQEACARMLLFRGAQRGAQNFANQTPYQVAVIAGNLELAEVIENYKSEDIVPFRGPPRYNPKRRSGIGWLSANGAAGAALLAAAGGGLGGAMINGNGIGSGSGSGTVNGSVGGGGLMMMMMHQNHQQQQHQHQQNHPSNPHHLHHQHQHQHQLQLHQLQLHGPPSPCPSEHMLGAYSSASSSLSEGSSGHRSHEDDISIVTDKSLGDTSDIISDSSGVGTNSDSAACSIGHPSTTVVCMEPYVGNTVGHIRLQPGDVIEVVGSTDCGLLEGYVRGTNQSGFFPADCVQEVNLRQKHITNVMTASTGMPAPQQAPLQPQQQQQPSSSASYQGSPQLSLGGHSGSSSTLLQQPHHSPSLSMTSNGSCQQPQSQSQQQQQQAESNGGAGAPSNNNNSIGQYSSATAPRIKKSAYNAPRSVVLHRAKRGFGFILRGAKASSQLMQLRPSERFPALQYLDDVDPGGVADMAGLRPGDFLLTINGEDVSAASHEQVVEMIRSAGALVNMTVISPQFPHQMQATVQYLPSGARAGSQHLSSGPSTPQTSHRQCATLPRKMSMGPGSHGGSSAGGSVRMAPMPPRRDPKTTLSVGRARAKSMVAGLENGGEKEDDVPHTKSNSVESIATSIAASASTSNGNGNGNGNGNNNQTGPGTPVQLRTASIKARPTSSRITAAELEELFQRQQGDGSAANASRYATMMTSSRFQSGTDSGAATPPATNGSPMRSGPLVYGSVAEMKRKTARSKHGGIIGTGNGTLRGKPVATPTVGGAGLVGGAGGRDLKRFHSTPDLHGAQLHGSVSSIWQAAGKGHHSQDDVATLHASLQRLNTMEGKGGAGQVLPPPNHPPPPPPVGQVVKVETRSSVSEYESTVSLQQKLKKRAENDAVTSAAIDGVQSSFNPSANAKIYASPQELRNVMAWKLRQAQEKPPQETSASSQQQQQQPQQPQAQHQVSSQYAAPTQMRPQQQQQQQQQPQQPTGVPASHYAAPQVQVQQQQQQQQPSPQSPPAPPPPQSQFQPAPVAVQQAAQNGNGSASGGGGGAPPIPEPDYSCSESDGEDENSILVARNTKLNEKIALFDVPETSGNSQASGSSSNSGSASISHSLSVEEIQRIRSNLKTSKSSPNGFAKKSEEEQQQQQVQQQPQPHPVAGPGEDECDTSSSVVGNDQEGLMAIAGAAAGAASVAAKPTDTIKKKPTVTIVEEPKTIPDQPMTSSKPMAKTTISIGGASAGAATTTLTVKQLVQQQHAPAIQQQQQQQQQQQLGSKPTATVATMASNINMKALGGNNATSVMSPQVLGRIPNVHHHQQQQQQQQQQQQQQQQQQQQMLHHHQRLSGGAGAGAVGTLGRVRIVGSMPKANHHRLH, encoded by the exons GAACTGAAGGAGAGCTTCAACTACGGCCTCTTTGCACCGCCCTCGAACGGGAAGGCGGGAAAGTTTCTGGATGAAGAGCGTCGGCTGGGCGACTATCCATTCAACGGGCCCGTCGGCTACTTGGAG CTCAAGTACAAGCGACGCGTATACAAAATGCTGACCCTGGACGAGCGCCAGCTGAAGGCGCTGCACACGCGTGCCAATCTGCGTCGCTTCCTCGAGTGCATCAACGGCGGGCATGTGGAGAAGATTGCCAAGATGTGTGCCAAGGGACTGGACCCGAACTTCCACTGCTCGGAGAGCGGCGAGACACCGTTGAGCGTGGCGACCGGTGCCAAGAAACCCAACAAAGTGCTCATTGCTCTGGTCAATGGCGGAGCTCTGTTGGATTACCGGACCAAGGACGGCACCACGGCACTGCACCGGGCTGTAGAGCACGACTCCCTGGAGGCGGTCAG TACCCTTCTCGAGCTTGGTGCGTCGCCCAACTATCGCGATGGGCGTGGCATCACTCCCCTTTACATCTCGATCACCAGAAAGTGCGAATCGAAGATCACGGAGAGCCTGCTCCATGACCATGCGACGCTGGGCATCCAGGATAGCCAGGGCTGGAACGAGGTCCATCAG GCCTGCCGGCACGGGCTGGTTCAGCACTTGGAACACCTCCTGTTCTACGGTGCTGACATGGATGGCCGCAATGCGTCCGGCAATAGCCCGCTGCATGTGTGCGCCGTCAACAACCAAGAGGCTTGTGCCCGAATGCTTCTCTTTCGGGGCGCCCAGCGCGGTGCCCAGAACTTTGCCAACCAAACTCCCTATCAG GTGGCTGTCATAGCTGGCAACTTGGAGCTGGCCGAAGTCATTGAGAACTACAAATCGGAGGATATTG TACCCTTCCGCGGACCGCCGCGCTACAATCCAAAGCGGCGCTCGGGCATCGGTTGGCTGAGCGCCAATGGGGCCGCCGGTGCAGCTCTGCTGGCTGCGGCTGGCGGTGGTCTTGGTGGTGCAATgatcaatggcaatggcatcggaagtggcagtggcagtggcaccgTCAACGGCAGTGTTGGCGGTGGGggtctgatgatgatgatgatgcatcagaaccaccagcagcaacagcatcaacaCCAACAGAACCATCCCAGCAATCCACATCAtctgcaccaccagcaccaacaccagcaccagcttcagctgcatcagttgcagctgcacggTCCGCCCTCGCCATGCCCCTCGGAGCATATGCTGGGCGCCTACAGCTCGGCCAGCTCCAGCCTCTCCGAGGGCTCCTCGGGACACCGTTCACACGAGGACGACATCAGCATTGTGACAG ACAAATCGCTGGGCGATACGAGCGACATCATCAGCGACTCGTCGGGTGTGGGCACCAACTCGGACTCGGCCGCCTGCTCGATTGGACACCCCAGCACCACTGTGGTGTGCATGGAGCCGTATGTCGGCAACACAGTGGGCCACATCCGACTGCAGCCCGGCGACGTCATCGAGGTGGTGGGCAGCACCGACTGCGGCCTCCTCGAGGGCTATGTCAGGGGCACCAATCAGTCGGGCTTCTTCCCCGCCGACTGCGTCCAGGAGGTCAATCTGCGGCAGAAGCACATCACCAATGTGATGACCGCCAGCACGGGCATGCCCGCTCCCCAGCAGGCTCCGCTTcagccccaacagcagcagcagccatcctcctccgcctcgTACCAGGGATCGCCACAGCTCAGCCTTGGCGGCCACTCGGGCAGCTCGAGcaccctgctgcagcagccccacCACTCGCCCTCGCTCTCGATGACCAGCAACGGCTCCTGCCAGCAGccccagtcacagtcccagcagcagcagcagcaagcagagagCAACGGCGGAGCTGGAGCCcctagcaacaacaacaactccatTGGACAGTACAGCAGCGCCACGGCGCCGCGTATCAAGAAGAG CGCCTACAATGCCCCACGATCGGTGGTGCTGCACCGTGCCAAGCGCGGCTTCGGCTTCATTTTGCGTGGGGCCAAGGCCAGCTCCCAGCTGATGCAGCTGCGACCCTCGGAGCGTTTTCCGGCTCTGCAGTACTTGGACGACGTGGATCCGGGCGGTGTGGCGGACATGGCCGGACTGCGGCCGGGCGACTTCCTGCTGACCATCAACGGGGAGGACGTGAGCGCCGCCTCGCACGAGCAGGTGGTGGAGATGATCCGCTCGGCGGGTGCCCTGGTCAATATGACGGTGATATCGCCGCAGTTCCCCCACCAGATGCAGGCCACTGTCCAGTATCTGCCCAGCGGGGccagggcaggcagccagcacttGTCGAGTGGTCCGAGCACACCGCAGACTTCGCACCGCCAGTGCGCCACGCTGCCACGCAAGATGTCAATGGGACCGGGCAGCCATGGCGGCTCCTCGGCCGGGGGCAGTGTGCGGATGGCACCCATGCCGCCGCGAAGGGACCCCAAGACGACGCTGAGCGTGGGTCGTGCCAGGGCCAAGTCCATGGTGGCTGGCCTCGAAAACGGCGGCGAGAAGGAGGACGATGTGCCGCACACCAAGTCCAATTCGGTGGAGTCCATTGCCACGTCTATAGCGGCGTCGGCGTCCAcaagcaacggcaacgggaacggcaatggaaatggcaacaacaatcagaCGGGACCCGGCACCCCCGTCCAGCTGCGCACGGCCAGCATCAAGGCTCGTCCCACGTCCAGTCGGATTACGGCcgccgagctggaggagctgttccagcggcagcagggcGATGGCAGCGCCGCCAATGCCAGCCGCTATGCGACCATGATGACCAGCTCCCGGTTCCAGTCCGGCACAGACAGTGGCGCGGCCACGCCGCCCGCCACGAACGGATCCCCCATGCGGAGCGGACCCCTGGTCTACGGCAGTGTGGCGGAAATGAAGCGCAAGACGGCCAGGAGCAAGCATGGCGGCATCATCGGCACTGGCAACGGTACGTTGCGTGGCAAGCCagtggccacgcccacagtgGGTGGAGCTGGTTTAGTGGGCGGCGCTGGGGGACGCGACTTGAAGCGATTCCACTCGACGCCCGATCTGCACGGTGCCCAGCTGCACGGCTCAGTGTCGTCCATCTGGCAGGCGGCCGGCAAGGGTCATCACTCGCAGGACGATGTGGCCACGCTGCACGCTTCGCTGCAGCGTCTGAACACCATGGAGGGCAAGGGCGGAGCCGGACAAGTGCTTCCCCCACCCAATCATcccccaccgccaccgcctgtCGGCCAGGTGGTCAAGGTGGAGACCCGAAGCAGCGTCTCGGAGTACGAGAGCACCGTCTCcctgcagcagaagctgaagaagcGGGCCGAGAACGATGCCGTGACCAGTGCGGCCATCGATGGCGTCCAGAGCAGCTTCAATCCCTCGGCCAACGCCAAGATCTATGCCTCGCCCCAGGAGCTGCGCAACGTGATGGCCTGGAAGCTGCGCCAAGCGCAAGAGAAGCCGCCCCAGGAGACCTCCGCGagctcacagcagcagcaacagcagccacagcagccacaggcacagcacCAGGTCAGTTCCCAGTATGCAGCTCCCACACAGATGCGtcctcagcaacaacaacaacaacaacagcagccacagcagcccaCTGGAGTGCCCGCCTCCCACTATGCGGCGCCTCAggtgcaagtgcagcagcagcaacagcaacaacagccttCACCCCAGTCCCCGCctgcaccaccgccaccacagTCACAATTTCAGCCAGCGCCTGTTGCAGTTCAGCAAGCAGCacagaatggaaatggaagtgccagtggaggtggaggtggagcacCACCCATACCAGAGCCGGACTATAGCTGCAGCGAGTCGGATGGGGAGGACGAGAACTCAATTTTGGTGGCGCGCAACACGAAACTCAACGAGAAGATAGCCCTGTTCGATGTGCCAGAGACCAGCGGCAACAGTCAGGCCAG tggcagcagctcaaacTCTGGCAGTGCGTCCATCTCGCATTCGTTGTCGGTGGAGGAGATACAACGCATACGCAGCAATCTCAAGACCTCCAAGTCATCGCCCAACGGCTTCGCAAAGAAGtcagaggaggagcaacaacagcagcaggtgcaacagcagccacaaccacacccAGTAGCAGGTCCAGGCGAAGACGAGTGTGACACTAGCAGCTCGGTGGTAGGAAACGATCAAGAAGGTTTGATGGCCatagcaggagcagcagcaggagcagcatctgTAGCTGCGAAGCCCACAGACACCATCAAGAAGAAGCCGACAGTGACCATTGTGGAGGAGCCGAAGACTATACCCGATCAGCCCATGACCAGCAGCAAGCCCATGGCCAAGACCACAATCAGCATAGGAGGAGCAAGTGCAGGAGCAGCCACCACAACGCTGACTGTCAAGCAGTtggtgcaacagcagcacgcTCCCGCtatacaacagcagcaacaacagcaacagcagcagcagctcggcagCAAGCCGACAGCAACAGTGGCCACAATGgccagcaacatcaacatgaAAGCTCTTGGCGGCAACAATGCCACATCAGTGATGAGTCCGCAGGTTCTGGGACGCATACCCAACGtgcatcaccatcagcagcagcagcagcag cagcaacagcagcaacaacaacaacagcagcagcaacaacagatgctgcaccaccaccagcgtCTGTCtggtggtgctggagctggagcggtgGGCACCTTGGGACGTGTGCGCATCGTTGGCTCCATGCCCAAGGCCAATCACCATAGACTGCACTAG